The Fictibacillus phosphorivorans genomic sequence TTAGCTCAGCATTGTTGCTTCTTCTGTAATACACTCTTTCGTCTACAAAGTTATGTACAGGAATGATCTCTTTGTTGATATTCAACAGCTCTAACGTATCTGCTTTCAGTTGATGAGAAACCGAAGTTACTACATCTGATTTCTCGATGCCGAACTTGATCATTTCACTTAGTGAAGGATCGTAGCCAAGTACCGTAATATCCGTTCCATGTAAAGTAGTGACGATCTTCATCTCATCGTTTAGCATCTGTTTCGCTAATACCGCACATACCGCATGAGGCACCGCGTAATGAACGTGAAGAAGATCAAGCTTTTCTCGTTTTGCCACTTCTGCCATCTTGCTCGCTAAAGCTAGATCATAAGGCGGATATTTAAACACAGAATAATGGTTCACTTCTACTTCATGAAAGAAGATGTTCGGATAAAATTTTCCTAGACGAAAAGGAACACTTGATGTAATAAAATGAATCTCGTGTCCTTTTTCTGCTAATAGTTTTCCTAGTTCTGTCGCAACCACCCCTGATCCGCCTACAGTTGGATAACAGGTGATGCCGATTTTTAACGTCATAGACTTTCTCCTTATAGATGGTTAGTTATATACGTTTGTTCTGGAATGAATCCTTCTGCATAACTGACACCTGCTTCAAGACCAAACAGTTTGTCACGAGATTCGACTCTTTCGATATAACCATTCGTAAGCGGTGTATCGATACTATCCACTGTTTTCACAAACTGAGATGGATACGCGCTCAACGCCTCAATCTTTGCTTTGTAAGATCCTGTTACATCGACAAAGAGCTGTGGTCTCTCTGCACTGTTGATCATGTAATAAAAAATATTTTTTACTTTGTGTGCAGGCAGATGATTCGGGTCTTGAATATTTATAATACCCGCAGAAAAGACCGCTTCTTTTACAAGACGTGCGCAGTTTCCGTGATCTGGATGACGATCGACCCAATAGGGCGCGAACACATATTGAGGTTTGTGTTCACGAATAACGGAAACGAGCTCTAGGATATATTCTTCTTTCATATAAAGTCCTCGATCAGGCAACTGTAGGTTATTTCTTGTGTTAACTCCTAAAATCCCAGCTGCTCTTTCTGCCTCTTTTTTTCTGATGTCTACGGTACCGTTCGATGATAATTCTGCTTCTGTTAAGTCGCAGATGATCACGTCACGGCCCCTATCTGTTTCTGCTTTAATCGTAGCTCCCATGCCGATCTCAACATCATCGGAATGAGCGCCAAAGGCCAACCAGCTTTCAACGGTCATTTTTTGTCTGACTCTCTTTCATCTATTATTTTTCTCCAATCCAGATCTCCTCGTTCGAGTGAACGAATAAAAAGTTCTGCTGAAGCCACGTTTGTTGCGAGCGGAATCTGATACACATCACATAGACGCATCAAAGCTGAAACATCAGGCTCATGAGGCTGTGCAGTCAACGGATCTCTGAAAAACAAGACAAGATCAAGATCGTTCTCTGCGATCAATGCTCCGATCTGCTGATCTCCACCTAATGGTCCCGATTGAAAACGTTTGATATCAAGCCCGGTGGCTTCATTTATTTTAAATCCTGTTGTTCCTGTTGCAAACAACGTGTGATGCTTTAGAATCGGTGCGTATGCAACGGTAAAGTTGATCATATCGTTCTTTTTCTTATCGTGCGCAATAAGAGCTATTTTCATAGTATCCCCTCTTATTCCATAATATTTTCAAGGCCGTATACAAGACCTTCAATGTTCATTACACTTTCTACTGCAAGGCGAACGCCTGGCATGAATGACGTTCTGTTCATCGAATCGTGACGGATCGTTAATACTTGACCCTCTCCTCCGAAAATAACTTCTTGGTGAGCGACCAGTCCAGGTAATCTTACACTATGAATACGAATCCCTTCTAGTTCAGCGCCTCGTGCTCCTTTAAGATCTTCCTTTTCATCCGGATGACCTTGTTTCTTTTCCTCTCTCACTTCTGTGATCAATTGTGCGGTTTTTAATGCCGTACCTGACGGCGCATCTAGCTTTTGATCATGATGCTTTTCAATGATCTCGATATCCGGTAGATATTTCGCTGCCATTTGGGAAAATTTCATCATTAAAATTGCACCGATCGCAAAGTTTGGCGCGATGATAGCACCTGTTTGTTTTTCTTCAGCAAGAGCTTTAAGACGCTCTAAGTCTTCATTTGAAAAACCGGTTGTTCCAATTACCGTGCGCAGACCTTTGTTAAGTGCTAACTCAAGGTGTTTTTTGCCGATATCTGGACGCGTAAGATCGACAACCACATCTGCTTCAATAGAAGCAAGACAGTTTTCCATATCATCATATACAGGTGCTTCTAAAGACTGAGGTGCACCTAAAAGATCTTTTACTTGAAGTCCATCATTTTTTGAATCTACAGCTGCCACAAGTTCAAAATGAGAAGTATCCTCGATCATCTTCAACGCTTCTTGCCCCATTTTTCCTCGTGGTCCTGCAAGTATGATACGAATATTATTCATGTGTCGTCTCTCCCTCTTTTTTTGTCCATCTATCTTTGTCGCGAGTTTCAAACTTATTCATAACGGTCTTTAACGCATCATCCAGATCTATATTTAATGAATTTGCAAGACAGATCAAAACGAAGAACATATCTCCAAGTTCTTCTTCCACCGTCTTCTTATCCTCTGTTGATTTTTTCGGTTTCTCACCATAGTGATGGTTCACTTCACGAGCAAGTTCACCTAGTTCTTCTGTTAATCGTGCAAGCATAGCTAAAGGACTGAAATAGCCTTCTTTAAACTGTGATATGTATTGATCTACAACGTCCTGACTCTCTTTTAATGTACGATTGGCCATGATGTTGACACTCCTCATTCAATATTAGTCTTCTATATGTTATCGGTATTTTTTCTGTTTGACAAATTTCATGAAATTTCGCTTATAATAGGAAGGCGTGACTAAAAACAACCTTAGTATTTTTGTAGAAAGTAGGACTCCTTATGACTTATCCAATCAAACTAAAAAATATTTTATTCATCTTACTAGGCGCAGCCATCTTTTCTTTTGGAATCGTTCATTTTAACATGACGAACAATTTAGCAGAAGGTGGTTTTACAGGGATCACCCTTATTCTCTATTTTCTTTTCTCGATCGATCCTTCTTATTCTAACCTTGCACTCAACATTCCATTGTTCTTTGTCGGATGGAAGCTGCTAGGAAGAAACGCCTTTATCTATACGATCATCGGAACAGTTGCCGTCTCTGTGTTTTTGTTTATCTTTCAGCGCTTCTCATTCGTTACGATCAATCTGAGGGAAGATATGACACTTGCCGCTTTATTTGCTGGTGTATTTATAGGAGTCGGACTAGGCATCATCTTCCGATTCGGAGGTACGACTGGCGGAGTAGATATTATCGCAAGACTCGGACATAAATTTTTAGGTTGGAGCATGGGTAAGACGATGTTCATCTTTGATTTCGTTGTTATCGCGATCTCTCTCGTATACTTAGACTATAAAGAAGCGATGTACACACTCGTTGCTGTATTCATCGGCGCACGCGTGATTGATTTTATGCAAGAAGGTGCTTATGCTGGTAAAGCAGTCATGATCTTTTCAGATAAAAACACCGAGATCGCAGCGGATATCATTAAAGAACTAGACCGAGGTGCTACAATCCTAAACGGTAAGGGCTCGTTCACAGGAAATATCCGTGAAGTATTGTACTGCGTAATTGCTAAGAACGAGATCGTTCGTATTAAACAGGTGATCGAACGTATCGATCCACATGCCTTTGTAACGGTTAACGATGTTCATGAAGTGATCGGTGAAGGTTTCACACTAGATGCTGATAAAAATCCGATAGGTAGATAGAAAAAAGCTCCCGATCCATTATCGGGAGCTTTGCTGTTAAATTAGGATTAGTCGTCTTGATTCATCCCTATGAACATGAAGATGAATCGTGCTAGTTCAAGTAAGGCTACAAGAGCACCAGCTACATAAGTTAATGCAGCAGCGTTTAGTACTTTACGTGCTCCTCGCTCTTCGTTGTTGCGGATCAGACCCGTTGATACGATCTGGTCCATCGCACGAGAGCTTGCATTGAACTCAACCGGAAGTGTAACGAACTGGAACAATACAGCTACTGACATGAAGATGATTCCAAGAAGGAACATGTTCATCGAGCTTAAAAGCATACCACCAAGAATCAATAGAAACGAGAAGTTAGATCCGATGTTAGCTACAGGAACTAGCGCATGTCTGAAGCGTAAGAACGCATAACCTTCAGCATCTTGAATCGCATGCCCTACTTCGTGGGCAGCAACCGCTGCACCTGCAATCGAACTTCCGTAATAGTTATCTTCAGATAAACGAACAACTTTACTGCGAGGGTCATAATGATCGGATAGCATCCCTCTAACTGGCTCTACTTGAACATTGTAGAGTCCATTTTGGTCTAAAATCTCTCTTGCTACTTCTGCACCAGTCTTCCCTGTGCTGTTACTCACTTTTGAATACTTTTTGTACGTGCTCTTCACTCGCATCTGTGCCCAGATTGGAACGATAAGCAAAATTGCGAAGTAGATTAAAAATCCACCCATCGTTGGCATTCCTCCATATAAAAAGCTTTTGATACTCACATTTTACGTTTTCAGCTCACAGTTTGTCAAAGAATACGCATGACTCCTGACCCATTATCGTTCATCCGGCACTCGTAATCCATCTTGCTGATCACCTTTGTATTTTCTCCATCCAACGTAAGCTAGTGTTGATGATATGATGCCACCGATTGAAAATATTAGCCAGAACAGTGATGGCTCCGAGTTGTCTTTTTTGGCAAAGAATAGTGCTTCAAAGTCAGCTGCAGCGGTTTCAAGCTGTTTTTGGTGATCGGCATTTGATAAAATCTGACTGCGGTTCGTATCAACGTAAGAAACGTGTTCATCCAGCTTTTGAAGATCTTCATCTTTCAGGTCGACCATGAGTGCCGGTCTGACCGTTTCATACCGTTCAAGTAAAAGATTTGCCGCCTGATGAAACGCCACAGAATCGTCCTCACTGATTCCTTTTTCCATCGTGATAAACGGCTCTAGCATCATAAGGCCTGTTTTCTTCCATAACGGTTCATAGTCGGTCTGAAGGGCATCCACTAATAAACGAACCTCTGTAAGCTTGTTTAACTTTTTTTCTTTTGACCATTCGGGATTCTGAAGAGAAGACACAGCATCTCTAAACGTATATTCAACGAGACGTTTCTGTTCTGGCCTCAAAGACAAGACATCTTCGATATGAATGATGTTGTCAGAAGTAAACTGCAACACTCCCGCAGCTTCTTCATACCGTTCTATCTTACCAAGCTCCCAGATCTCACTCGTTAGCTCATTGATCTCAGACCATTCTTTTGTTTTTGTATGATTTGATGCAAATGCTGGCATAGCAAGTCCAAAAACCATACAAAGAACCATCAATGCCCATCCAAACCTTCTCATCCGTTGTCCCTCCTGTACCCTTATACTTAAAACGTATGAGAGTTAGGACAAGGATAGACCTAGAATTAAGGATTTAGAGCGTACTCACGCTTTTCTCATCTTCCATACAATGAAGATCGACAGAGCCGATAACCAGAAGGTCAAGTATCCGATCATATCTTGATACGGATCTAAAATGTCATACCTAGGCATCATATCAAACACATAATCGATGATCTCGTTATGAAAAAGGACGAGTGCTGCGATGGTTACATGCCAACCCTTGATCTTATAAAACGGCGCATATAGTAGCCCTTGGACCGCCATACCGAGGTGTGAAAAGATAAGCATATAGTTGATAAGATCGAGAGGTGTCCCAACAAGAGCACCACCAAGATTCATCCCTACCGCCCATATGCCATACTTAAAAAGTGACGCCACAGCTAATGCTTCGATTAACCCGTGCTGTTTATCTCTCAAAAAGCCGATGATAACAAAAACAAAAAACAAAGATGCTGTTGGACTGTCTGGCACGAAAGGTAAAAAGTACCAAGGCGTATCTTGAAGCTGATAAAGATACCAATAATAACCGTAGATCGTGCCTAGTATGTTGATTAGGAGTAATATTAATAAAAACATTCGATCCATGATGATCTTTCGAATCCAGGACATAATCACATGCTCCTTTTATTACGATGTTCAGAAAAGAAGCCGACCCATACTGAGCCGGCTTCTATCTATTATTTCTTTTCAAGTTTTGAGATAAACTCAGCTAATTGTTTTAGCTCTTTATCTGACCCTTTAAACGCATTCGGAGGCATAGCTGGTGGCTTACCTTCTTTTGCGATCTTCATGATCTCTTCAGGTTTTAACCCTGTACCGACCAATGATGGTCCTGACGCTCCACCTGATAACGTGTTACCATGACAGCCTACACAGCTCTGTTTTTGGTAGATCTTATATCCAGGATCGTTTTCATCAAAACTAACATCGACGATCTTACCTTGAGTCTTCGCTTTTTCCCAATCGTGAGTCACAACAGATTCCCATGTTAAATATGTAACAGAGATCAAACCTAATAACATTAATCCAGTTGCGATCGGACGTTTAGAAGGACGTCGCTCCAACCCTTTGTCTAAGAATGGTGCAAGCATTAAAGCACCAAACGCTAGACCCGGTATAATAACAGTACCGATAAGAACATAATCCCCTGCCGCATACTTGTACTTCAGAAGCTGGTATAAAAATAGGAAGTACCAGTCTGGTAGAGGAATATATCCAGCATCGGTAGGATCTGCTTTTTTCTCCAAAGGAGATTCATGGACGATTGTTAGGATAAGGTATCCGATTAAGAATACCGCTCCTACCATCCATTCTTTTAAAAGAAAGTTTGGCCAGAACGCTTCCGTTTTTCCTGGAAACTCCGAATAGTCTTTTGGGATATTCGGCTTGCGCTCAGCAGGGACACGAGAGTCACCGACAAACTTCATTCCTTTACCGCGATGCATATATTTCCCTCCTTTGCTCTTATGAAACTTTTAATCTTATGTTTGTTCTTACAACGGTCCGGAAATACCTTGTTTACGGATCATTAAGAAATGGGCACCCATCAAGCCTAACAATGCTGCAGGAAGGAAGAATACGTGAATCGCAAAGAAACGCGTGAGCGTCTGTGCTCCGATAATCTCTCCGCCGGCAAGGAATGTTTTCGCAATCGGACCAATAACAGGAATCGTCATAGCGATCTCAATTCCTACCTTCGTCGCAAATAGCGCTTTCATATCCCAAGGCAATAGATAACCTGTAAAACCTAAACCTAACATAACAAAGAAAATAAGTACTCCAACAACCCAGTTTAATTCTCTAGGTTTCTTATAAGCTCCCTGGAAAAATACGCGCAATGTATGTAAAAACATCATTACGATAACAAGGCT encodes the following:
- a CDS encoding sporulation protein YpjB, which codes for MRRFGWALMVLCMVFGLAMPAFASNHTKTKEWSEINELTSEIWELGKIERYEEAAGVLQFTSDNIIHIEDVLSLRPEQKRLVEYTFRDAVSSLQNPEWSKEKKLNKLTEVRLLVDALQTDYEPLWKKTGLMMLEPFITMEKGISEDDSVAFHQAANLLLERYETVRPALMVDLKDEDLQKLDEHVSYVDTNRSQILSNADHQKQLETAAADFEALFFAKKDNSEPSLFWLIFSIGGIISSTLAYVGWRKYKGDQQDGLRVPDER
- the dapB gene encoding 4-hydroxy-tetrahydrodipicolinate reductase encodes the protein MNNIRIILAGPRGKMGQEALKMIEDTSHFELVAAVDSKNDGLQVKDLLGAPQSLEAPVYDDMENCLASIEADVVVDLTRPDIGKKHLELALNKGLRTVIGTTGFSNEDLERLKALAEEKQTGAIIAPNFAIGAILMMKFSQMAAKYLPDIEIIEKHHDQKLDAPSGTALKTAQLITEVREEKKQGHPDEKEDLKGARGAELEGIRIHSVRLPGLVAHQEVIFGGEGQVLTIRHDSMNRTSFMPGVRLAVESVMNIEGLVYGLENIME
- a CDS encoding YitT family protein, coding for MTYPIKLKNILFILLGAAIFSFGIVHFNMTNNLAEGGFTGITLILYFLFSIDPSYSNLALNIPLFFVGWKLLGRNAFIYTIIGTVAVSVFLFIFQRFSFVTINLREDMTLAALFAGVFIGVGLGIIFRFGGTTGGVDIIARLGHKFLGWSMGKTMFIFDFVVIAISLVYLDYKEAMYTLVAVFIGARVIDFMQEGAYAGKAVMIFSDKNTEIAADIIKELDRGATILNGKGSFTGNIREVLYCVIAKNEIVRIKQVIERIDPHAFVTVNDVHEVIGEGFTLDADKNPIGR
- a CDS encoding nucleotide pyrophosphohydrolase, which gives rise to MANRTLKESQDVVDQYISQFKEGYFSPLAMLARLTEELGELAREVNHHYGEKPKKSTEDKKTVEEELGDMFFVLICLANSLNIDLDDALKTVMNKFETRDKDRWTKKEGETTHE
- a CDS encoding DUF1405 domain-containing protein, with amino-acid sequence MSWIRKIIMDRMFLLILLLINILGTIYGYYWYLYQLQDTPWYFLPFVPDSPTASLFFVFVIIGFLRDKQHGLIEALAVASLFKYGIWAVGMNLGGALVGTPLDLINYMLIFSHLGMAVQGLLYAPFYKIKGWHVTIAALVLFHNEIIDYVFDMMPRYDILDPYQDMIGYLTFWLSALSIFIVWKMRKA
- a CDS encoding zinc metallopeptidase; translated protein: MGGFLIYFAILLIVPIWAQMRVKSTYKKYSKVSNSTGKTGAEVAREILDQNGLYNVQVEPVRGMLSDHYDPRSKVVRLSEDNYYGSSIAGAAVAAHEVGHAIQDAEGYAFLRFRHALVPVANIGSNFSFLLILGGMLLSSMNMFLLGIIFMSVAVLFQFVTLPVEFNASSRAMDQIVSTGLIRNNEERGARKVLNAAALTYVAGALVALLELARFIFMFIGMNQDD
- the mgsA gene encoding methylglyoxal synthase; amino-acid sequence: MKIALIAHDKKKNDMINFTVAYAPILKHHTLFATGTTGFKINEATGLDIKRFQSGPLGGDQQIGALIAENDLDLVLFFRDPLTAQPHEPDVSALMRLCDVYQIPLATNVASAELFIRSLERGDLDWRKIIDERESDKK
- the bshB1 gene encoding bacillithiol biosynthesis deacetylase BshB1, encoding MTVESWLAFGAHSDDVEIGMGATIKAETDRGRDVIICDLTEAELSSNGTVDIRKKEAERAAGILGVNTRNNLQLPDRGLYMKEEYILELVSVIREHKPQYVFAPYWVDRHPDHGNCARLVKEAVFSAGIINIQDPNHLPAHKVKNIFYYMINSAERPQLFVDVTGSYKAKIEALSAYPSQFVKTVDSIDTPLTNGYIERVESRDKLFGLEAGVSYAEGFIPEQTYITNHL
- a CDS encoding menaquinol-cytochrome c reductase cytochrome b/c subunit, yielding MHRGKGMKFVGDSRVPAERKPNIPKDYSEFPGKTEAFWPNFLLKEWMVGAVFLIGYLILTIVHESPLEKKADPTDAGYIPLPDWYFLFLYQLLKYKYAAGDYVLIGTVIIPGLAFGALMLAPFLDKGLERRPSKRPIATGLMLLGLISVTYLTWESVVTHDWEKAKTQGKIVDVSFDENDPGYKIYQKQSCVGCHGNTLSGGASGPSLVGTGLKPEEIMKIAKEGKPPAMPPNAFKGSDKELKQLAEFISKLEKK
- the qcrB gene encoding menaquinol-cytochrome c reductase cytochrome b subunit; the protein is MLQKIYDWVDERLDITPLWRDVADHEVPEHVNPAHHFSAFVYCFGGLTFFITVIQILSGMFLTMYYVPDIVNAWESVYYLQNEVAFGVIVRGMHHWGASLVIVMMFLHTLRVFFQGAYKKPRELNWVVGVLIFFVMLGLGFTGYLLPWDMKALFATKVGIEIAMTIPVIGPIAKTFLAGGEIIGAQTLTRFFAIHVFFLPAALLGLMGAHFLMIRKQGISGPL